From the genome of Geobacter sp. SVR, one region includes:
- a CDS encoding methyl-accepting chemotaxis protein, with protein MFKSRSLGMRLGIGFGMVLALLLAANLYALSRMNNLAEITATLYNHPFTVNDQLGVAQSCILKMQRSMKDVALAKNPGEVEKAAGLAEKYEADALKALDKVKERYLGDKKMVEQVAVLLAEWKPVRNEVISLMQAGRYEQAAEVTKEKGAAKVGAIQGAIDALSDTVSARAVAFMEDARTVKKHTLTVMLCITLLALLAGSAFAFIITRGILGQVGGEPEHIAEIAERIAVGDLTVRFQDGATAETGVYASMRKMVVYLRDITTQLGDISAGIAAASQQLHSTAAQIATGAEEVAAQTNTVATASEEMSATSSDIARNCTMAAEASQKSTDAATAGARVVQETISGMGVIADRVRQTSRTVEALGSRSEQIGAIVGTIEDIADQTNLLALNAAIEAARAGEQGRGFAVVADEVRALAERTTKATQEIGEMIKAIQSETRAAVRAMDEGVQEVEKGALSSQKSGQALEEILDRISEVSLQVSQIATAAEQQTATTGEVTGNIQQVTEVVHQTARGADETAGAAAQLADQAQSLQNLVSRFRLS; from the coding sequence ATGTTTAAAAGCAGGTCACTCGGCATGCGCCTCGGCATTGGGTTCGGCATGGTACTCGCTCTCTTGCTGGCAGCGAATCTGTATGCACTGAGCCGGATGAACAATCTGGCGGAGATAACCGCCACGCTGTACAACCATCCCTTCACTGTCAACGATCAGTTGGGAGTCGCCCAAAGCTGCATTCTGAAGATGCAGCGCAGCATGAAGGATGTCGCCTTGGCCAAGAATCCGGGCGAGGTGGAGAAAGCGGCGGGCTTGGCCGAGAAATACGAGGCCGACGCCCTCAAGGCATTGGACAAGGTCAAGGAGCGCTACCTCGGCGACAAAAAGATGGTGGAGCAGGTGGCAGTACTGCTGGCCGAATGGAAACCGGTCAGGAATGAGGTCATCTCTCTGATGCAGGCGGGGCGTTATGAACAGGCGGCAGAGGTCACCAAGGAAAAGGGAGCGGCCAAGGTCGGCGCCATCCAGGGGGCAATCGATGCCCTGAGCGACACGGTTTCGGCGCGGGCCGTCGCATTCATGGAAGATGCACGGACCGTTAAAAAACATACCCTGACGGTCATGTTATGCATCACGCTTCTCGCCCTCCTGGCAGGAAGCGCCTTTGCCTTCATCATTACCCGCGGTATCCTCGGCCAGGTTGGCGGCGAACCGGAACATATCGCGGAAATTGCCGAAAGAATCGCCGTTGGCGACCTGACGGTCCGTTTTCAGGATGGTGCCACGGCAGAAACCGGCGTGTATGCCTCCATGAGGAAGATGGTCGTGTATCTGCGGGACATCACCACCCAACTGGGCGACATATCGGCCGGCATTGCCGCGGCCTCCCAGCAGCTCCATTCGACCGCAGCCCAGATCGCCACCGGCGCCGAGGAGGTGGCGGCTCAGACCAATACCGTCGCCACTGCCAGCGAAGAGATGTCGGCCACCTCCAGCGACATAGCCCGCAATTGCACCATGGCTGCTGAGGCCTCTCAGAAGTCCACCGACGCTGCCACCGCCGGAGCCAGGGTGGTCCAGGAAACCATTTCCGGAATGGGGGTGATTGCCGACCGGGTACGCCAGACCTCCCGGACGGTTGAGGCGCTCGGTTCGCGCTCCGAGCAGATCGGCGCCATTGTCGGCACCATCGAGGATATCGCCGACCAGACCAACCTGCTCGCTCTGAATGCAGCCATCGAGGCTGCCCGTGCCGGCGAGCAGGGGCGTGGGTTCGCGGTGGTTGCCGACGAGGTCAGGGCTTTGGCCGAACGAACAACCAAGGCTACTCAGGAGATCGGCGAGATGATCAAGGCGATCCAGAGCGAGACCAGGGCCGCTGTCAGGGCAATGGATGAGGGGGTTCAGGAGGTGGAGAAAGGGGCTCTTTCGTCGCAGAAATCGGGCCAGGCCCTGGAGGAAATTCTCGATCGGATCAGCGAAGTCTCGCTGCAGGTGAGCCAGATTGCCACGGCGGCGGAGCAGCAGACCGCCACGACCGGGGAGGTGACCGGCAATATCCAGCAGGTCACCGAGGTGGTGCATCAGACTGCCCGCGGAGCCGATGAAACGGCCGGTGCGGCCGCTCAACTGGCGGATCAGGCCCAAAGCCTGCAGAACCTCGTCAGCCGCTTCAGACTGTCATAG